Genomic segment of Paenibacillus polymyxa:
AAACCTACCAGAAACATTTGCCCGAATTTCTTCATGTTCCTCATCCCCCTTTGTTTTTCTTGTAAATTGTACCATAATTCTACTAAATCTGTTTTATGGCATCGGCCATTAGTGCAACCTGATGCGCGATACCAAGGACCGGGAGGTCACCGTAATCGCTGTCGAAAGGAACAAGAAACCCTGCGTTTTAGTAATCGCAGGGTTTCTTGGTGATCTAAGCTGCTCTATAACGTTGCCGCAGCTGCCCTATCGGCAGACTGCGCATGTTCTCACTCCAGACGGACTAATCCTTTACCAGTCGATTAGAAAGCATCAACATGATAAAAGAGAATAAAATGATGACGGCTACCCAGCTCCAGGAGAGTGTCATATTTCCGACCTCGGACGCAGTGTAAATTGCTGTAGGCAGAGTTTGGGTCTGTTCAGGAATATTACCTGCAAGCATCAGCGTAGCGCCAAATTCCCCTAACCCTCGGGCAAATCCGAGAATGTATCCTGAAATGAGCGGTCGATAGGCAAGGGGCATCGTAATGTGGCGAAACACCTGCCATTCGTTGGCACCTTGCGCACGTGCAGCCTGCTCTACCTCCGGGTCTACAGCTTCAAATCCTGCTTTAATCGTACGGTAAGCCAGTGGAAAAGCAACAACTACGGCCGCCACCACTGCAGCTCCCCACGTAAATACAATCGTCTGCTGGAACAGGTTTTCGAAGGCAGTGCCGATCCAGCTTTTCCTTCCCAGCAAGATGAGCAAAATAAAGCCGACAACAGTGGGAGGCAAAACGAGCGGAAGAAGTAGGACGGTCTCGATCACGCTGGTTCCCCTCCGCGGCGTGCAATTCGCCATCATTCGCGCTACCACAGTAGCTAATAAAAAGACGATGATGCTGGCGACGACAGCGACTTTAACAGATACGATAACCGGAGGAAGAAAAGCTGACCAATCCAACGGGACCCCCTCCTTTATCTGTAAATTCTATTTTCCCGTCATTTCTGTAGGGGCTGAAAATCCATCTTTACTGAACACACTCATTGCTTCATCTGTCCGTAGAAAATCAAGAAACTCGCCTGCTTCCTGGCTATGTTTGGTTGCTTTTACAATGCCTTCAGGATACAGGATGGGTGCATGCAATTCCTCGGGCACTTCCAGTGCTATGACCGTTTTATCGGATGATTTGGCATCCGTTAGATAGACGAGTCCTGCATCGGCGTTGCCTGTTTCAACATAATTTAATACCTGTCTTACGTCCTTGGCGAATACCATCTTAGGTTCCAGCTTGTCCCATAGTCCAGCCTTCGTTAACGATTCTTTGGAATACTGTCCGGCGGGAACGGTAGTAGGCTCCCCAACAGCCACTTTCAGGAAAGAAGGACCCATCAAGTCATTGAGCGTAATGCTTTTGTTATCTGTGCTTTTCGCCTTATCTTGCGGAATAACCACAACCAGTTTATTTTGAAGCAGCACGTTATCCTTTTCCACCAATGAAGCATCGGTTAATGCCTTCATTTGCTTCATGCCTGCCGAAATAAATACGTCAGCGGGTGCGCCTTGCTCAATCTGTTTTTGTAATGTACCAGATGAAGCGTAGTTAAAGGTAAGTTTGATATCTGGGTGCTGTTTCTCATACTGGCCTTTGAGCGTATTCAGACTATCTTGAAGACTTGCAGCGGCAGATACAACTAGTTCTGTCTTGGGTGCGGACTGTGCCGATTGTACAGCAGCCGGAGACGAGCAGCCCGCCAGAACCCATGCCAACAATCCAACGAACGTGAATATGTACCCAAATTTCTTTTTCAACTTGTTTTTCCCCTATCCTATAAATTCCAAAATGAGATGACGAAATGTGATAGCGAAAATAAGGAAACATTGTACATCTCATAACGGGTCGAATCTATTGGGTCAACCCAAATATTTGTGATAAATCGATCTCGCCTCGGCAATGTCCTTCGTGCCATGAATTAAGACGCGTCCATCCTGAAAAAGAACGATTCGATGCGTTCCGATAACAACGGATACCAGGTATGGATTATGCTCCACCTTGCCCCCCTGACGGGATAACAAACGTGCCGCTTCATTCAGATCACGTACAGTACCCGGGGCAGGGCGGATTTGAACCGTATCTCGTCCGCACAAGACAGCCGTTTTAGCCTGATGCTCCGATTGTAAAAAAGGAAACACTGGGTGCTCACCACACGTTGGGCAATCGGCTTTCTTCATGGCGCTGATTTGAATCGCCTGATGCTGATTGTTCCACAAGTCGAAAGATATCAGCTTATTTTGCAAAGCCGAATCGTCCCCGGTGAGCAGCTTCAATGCTTCGGCGCTTTGATAAGCGGCCACCATCTGTACAGCCGGGCTAATCACACCGACCGTATCACAGGTCGCACCGCCAAGCGGTACGGTCCCGAGCAGGCAATGCAGGCACGGTGTCTGCCCTGGCACGATGGTAAAGGTTGTCCCATAGCTGCCCACACACGCCCCGTAAATCCAAGGAATTCGGTGCTTGACCGCATAATCGTTCATAAGCAGACGTGTATCGAAATTATCGGTGGCATCTACGATAAGATCCACTCCTGCTGCGATATCGTCGATTTCCTCCAGCGAGACGTCCCGGACTAGCGCACGAATGTCCACGTCCGAATTGATTTGCTGCAATCGCTTCTGCGCGGCCACTGCCTTGGGGATCTGATCACGGGCATCCGCTTCGTCATAGAGCTGTTGGCGCTGCAAATTGCTCCAATCTACATAATCACGGTCTACCAACGTCAGCCGTCCGATGCCCGCTCGCACCAGCATGTCAGCATTGGCAGTGCCCAGTGCGCCGGCCCCCACCATCAGCACGTGCTTACTACGGATATTTTGCTGGCCTGTCGGTCCAATTTTCGAGAATAATTCCTGTCTAGAATAACGGGCATGAGACTTATGCGCATGTGCTTGTGCATCAACTTCTATTTTCTGATTTTTGTCCATTTCTGACATCGTTGATTTACGCCTCCATACTTATCCATTGATAGCTACAAGTTGATCAGACAAGCTAAAAGTTCAAATGTCCTCGCCCTTATTCGAAAGCTTTGGAGTATTTTGAGGGTTCCAGCCACCCAGCTGATGCCCCTTCCATTCTGAGCCGTCCTCCCACACTTCCTTTTTCCAAATCGGTACGATTTGCTTTAACCGTTCAATGGCATGGCGGCTGGCTTCGTAGCAAGTATCGCGGTGTGCAGCAGAGACAGCAATCACCACACTCGTCTCTCCAATTCTTACCGTACCAAGCCGATGTGTAATTGCAGTACGTGTAGAAGGCCAACGCTCTGCAATTTCGTCACCAATCTGCTTCATTGTGTTCATGGCCATCGGGACATACGCCTCATATTCAAGCAGCACCGTTCGTTGACCTTGCGTAAATTCCCGAGTCGTACCATTGAAGGTCAGCGAGGCGCCATGAGAAGGGTCGAGCACCTTTGAGGTTACTTCATCGGCATCAATCAGGTCGTACGTAATGGCAAATAAGCCACATTTTGAAACGACCGTCTCCATCCCGGGTGCTGACTGATGAAGAGCAATTGTATCTGATGGAAGCACAAGTTCATCTGGAGAAGCCAACTTTTTATGATGGGTAAAAAAAGAACCTGGCAGTTGTGAAGTTACTTCCGGGTACAGCTCATTCAGCCTTTTTCGAATGACTGCAATGGTCACCGCTTCCTGTGAAAGTTCTACCGTGATCACATCACCAAGTTGCTCCGCCATACCTGCGAATAGCTGAATACGGTATTGCATATGATCTGCCCCCTTGCACCTATTCTATCGAATTCATTTATTCTATTAATAGAATTTACCCTCCTGAAACCGGAGGAATAATCGCAATCTCATCATGGATACTTACGAGGTCCTCAGGAGCGGCGTAGGCTTGATTTCTGGCAACAAAAGAACCTTGCAACTGGGCTGCTGCTTCAGGGAAACATTCGGATAGCAAGTCTTTTAACGCGGCAACGCTCATCGTTTCTTGATCAGTAGGCACCGTGATTATAGGCCCTCCCATTTGTTCCGCAAGTCCGGCAAATACTTGAATATGATAGTTCATTTAACATCCCCTCCTTTTCAGTACAGTGACTGTCCACCACATATGTACCAAGAAAAACCAACATGAATGAATACCCCGAAAGGTTTTATTCCATGCTGGTTAACTATGACGGTGTACAATGAGGATTTGTATATTATATTTTAGATTCAACCAGTTCATCAATCCGCTCGGTATGCGTATATACATTCAGAGAATGACTGCGTATAAAGCCGACGGTTGTAATTCCCAGATCCTCAGCCAACTCAAGTGCAAGCTCTGTGGGAGCTGACTTGGACAACACAACTTCACAGCCAATCTTTGCAACCTTCAACAAAATTTCAGACGAAATGCGCCCGCTGAATACTATGATTTTGTCTTGTAATACAATATCATGTTTTAGGCAATGCCCATAGATTTTATCCAGCGCATTGTGTCGGCCGATATCTATTCTGGACAGGATTATCCCGTTTTTATCGCACAATGCTGCATTATGAACACCACCAGTCTCTTGAAACGTAAGTGCCGAGCTTTGCATTAAATTCATCAAGCGGAAACAATCGTTAAAAGACAGCGTAACATGGGTGTCATTCATTCTTTTTGCCACTTTGGCATCATTCATAAAATAAAAGCCCTGTCTGCTTTTTCCGCAGCAGGAGGTAATGTACCGTTTGGAATGAAAGTTTTGATAAAACTCATTCATTCGACGGGTTTTAATATGAACAAAACCTTCTTTTTCCTGAACCCAAATATCTTCAATATCATCGTACCGTTGAATGACGCCTTCAGAGGCCAAAAAACCTACTGCCATATCCTCCACATACTCTGGTGTACAAACCATGGTAGCAAATTCCTGCTGATTGATTTTGATGGTCACCGGATGCTCCGTCACCACAGTGTCTTCAAAACGCTTGATCTGACCGTCACGATAACGTAGAATCTCACGTTTTACCTCAGCTGGCTTTTCCATGTGCTCCACTCCCTTGTTTCTGACAGGCGGGCTCTTCGGCTCACCCGCCGATGTGTGACATTTCAATTTTAGACGTTGCTTGCTGTGTATGATTCAGCCGTTCCTCTGAATAGCGGTCGGTACGTTCTCTCCAAACACGCTCAATGTAAGCTCTAATCTCGTCATCAGACTGTTCGGAACGCAGCATCGCGCGAAGCTTGTACCCTTGAGAGGCAAACAGGCACGTGTACAAGGAGCCTTCAGCAGAAATTCTCGCTCGTGTACATGTGGAGCAGAAGGCGTCCGTAACAGACGAAATAATACCGATTTCCCCGTCTCTGTCCTGATACCTGTAGCGCGTCGCCACCTCACCTTTGTACTGGGGCGGAACAGGCTCTAACGGCATATGCTCATGAATGGCTTCGATGATCTGCTGCTTGGAAACGACCTGATCCAATTTCCAGCCATTGGTGTTGCCTACATCCATAAACTCAACAAAACGTAAAATATGCTTTTTCTTTTGGAAATAGTCAGCCATGGGAACAATATCCTGATCGTTAAAGCCCTTTTGCACGACCATATTTATTTTCACCTGCATCCCTGCTTGAGCGGCAGCCTCAATACCATCCAGCACCGCCTTTACACTGCTTCTGCCCCCGTTCATTTGGCGGAACCGATCATCATCGAGCGAATCCAGACTAACCGTCACTCTTTTCAGTCCCGCCTCTCGCAGTGCTACAGCATATTTAGGCAAAAATACGCCGTTTGTCGTCATTGCAATATCTTCAACGCCATCGAGTTGAGTTAACGAATGAATAAGCAAGGACAAATTTTTCCTCAGCAACGGCTCACCACCAGTAATACGCAACTTCGTAACGCCCAGCGAGACAAAAATACGGGAAAGGCGCGTAATTTCCTCAAAGGTCAATATTTTTTCTTTTGGCAAAAACGGATAGTCATGGCCAAATATTTCTTCCGGCATACAATATCGGCACCGAAAATTACATCGGTCTATGACGGATATTCTTAAGTCCCGTAACGGACGATTCCATTGATCGTCGCTCCGGTTCGCCATCCTGTTCACCTCAATCCGTCTTCATTAATAAAACTCTTTACACTCTAAATTGGAACGGTATTTCCATTCATTTTATACTGAACCAAAAAACCGGCATCACAACAACTTCTTCGCTTATGAATATCGAAGAATCTGCTAAATGCCGGTTAATTTATCTACATCAGGATTTTACGAATCCCACTTCATGTGATATAGAAAAATCAAACTAACAAGCGCTGCGACAAATAAAATATACGCGGTCCCCACGCACACTCCATTTACGATTGCTCTGAAATAGATTACATTCCTATTGTTAGCAATCCTGGAACGTTTGTCAATGATTTTTCGATTTCTCAAACGATAATCATTATCAATTGAAAAATTAATAATGTACCGTTGAACTATCTTAAATTTTACGTTATAGTTACACGAGATGACATGCAGAAAATGACATATCTAAGTTATTCAGAAGTTATTGATATACAGACGGTGCGTACTGTTTGTTATTAATACATATTCAAATGGCGGATTGGC
This window contains:
- the modB gene encoding molybdate ABC transporter permease subunit, with the protein product MDWSAFLPPVIVSVKVAVVASIIVFLLATVVARMMANCTPRRGTSVIETVLLLPLVLPPTVVGFILLILLGRKSWIGTAFENLFQQTIVFTWGAAVVAAVVVAFPLAYRTIKAGFEAVDPEVEQAARAQGANEWQVFRHITMPLAYRPLISGYILGFARGLGEFGATLMLAGNIPEQTQTLPTAIYTASEVGNMTLSWSWVAVIILFSFIMLMLSNRLVKD
- the modA gene encoding molybdate ABC transporter substrate-binding protein — translated: MKKKFGYIFTFVGLLAWVLAGCSSPAAVQSAQSAPKTELVVSAAASLQDSLNTLKGQYEKQHPDIKLTFNYASSGTLQKQIEQGAPADVFISAGMKQMKALTDASLVEKDNVLLQNKLVVVIPQDKAKSTDNKSITLNDLMGPSFLKVAVGEPTTVPAGQYSKESLTKAGLWDKLEPKMVFAKDVRQVLNYVETGNADAGLVYLTDAKSSDKTVIALEVPEELHAPILYPEGIVKATKHSQEAGEFLDFLRTDEAMSVFSKDGFSAPTEMTGK
- a CDS encoding thiazole biosynthesis adenylyltransferase ThiF; its protein translation is MSEMDKNQKIEVDAQAHAHKSHARYSRQELFSKIGPTGQQNIRSKHVLMVGAGALGTANADMLVRAGIGRLTLVDRDYVDWSNLQRQQLYDEADARDQIPKAVAAQKRLQQINSDVDIRALVRDVSLEEIDDIAAGVDLIVDATDNFDTRLLMNDYAVKHRIPWIYGACVGSYGTTFTIVPGQTPCLHCLLGTVPLGGATCDTVGVISPAVQMVAAYQSAEALKLLTGDDSALQNKLISFDLWNNQHQAIQISAMKKADCPTCGEHPVFPFLQSEHQAKTAVLCGRDTVQIRPAPGTVRDLNEAARLLSRQGGKVEHNPYLVSVVIGTHRIVLFQDGRVLIHGTKDIAEARSIYHKYLG
- a CDS encoding molybdenum cofactor biosynthesis protein MoaE, yielding MQYRIQLFAGMAEQLGDVITVELSQEAVTIAVIRKRLNELYPEVTSQLPGSFFTHHKKLASPDELVLPSDTIALHQSAPGMETVVSKCGLFAITYDLIDADEVTSKVLDPSHGASLTFNGTTREFTQGQRTVLLEYEAYVPMAMNTMKQIGDEIAERWPSTRTAITHRLGTVRIGETSVVIAVSAAHRDTCYEASRHAIERLKQIVPIWKKEVWEDGSEWKGHQLGGWNPQNTPKLSNKGEDI
- a CDS encoding MoaD/ThiS family protein — encoded protein: MNYHIQVFAGLAEQMGGPIITVPTDQETMSVAALKDLLSECFPEAAAQLQGSFVARNQAYAAPEDLVSIHDEIAIIPPVSGG
- the fdhD gene encoding formate dehydrogenase accessory sulfurtransferase FdhD translates to MEKPAEVKREILRYRDGQIKRFEDTVVTEHPVTIKINQQEFATMVCTPEYVEDMAVGFLASEGVIQRYDDIEDIWVQEKEGFVHIKTRRMNEFYQNFHSKRYITSCCGKSRQGFYFMNDAKVAKRMNDTHVTLSFNDCFRLMNLMQSSALTFQETGGVHNAALCDKNGIILSRIDIGRHNALDKIYGHCLKHDIVLQDKIIVFSGRISSEILLKVAKIGCEVVLSKSAPTELALELAEDLGITTVGFIRSHSLNVYTHTERIDELVESKI
- the moaA gene encoding GTP 3',8-cyclase MoaA, producing MANRSDDQWNRPLRDLRISVIDRCNFRCRYCMPEEIFGHDYPFLPKEKILTFEEITRLSRIFVSLGVTKLRITGGEPLLRKNLSLLIHSLTQLDGVEDIAMTTNGVFLPKYAVALREAGLKRVTVSLDSLDDDRFRQMNGGRSSVKAVLDGIEAAAQAGMQVKINMVVQKGFNDQDIVPMADYFQKKKHILRFVEFMDVGNTNGWKLDQVVSKQQIIEAIHEHMPLEPVPPQYKGEVATRYRYQDRDGEIGIISSVTDAFCSTCTRARISAEGSLYTCLFASQGYKLRAMLRSEQSDDEIRAYIERVWRERTDRYSEERLNHTQQATSKIEMSHIGG